In Bacillota bacterium, the genomic window AAGAGAAATACATATCTTTGGGTGCTCAAAACATGTATTGGGAAGATGAAGGGGCATACACCGGGGAGGTGTCTCCGGGGATGCTTACCCAAATTGGCTGTAAGTACGTTATTTTAGGTCACTCTGAGCGTCGCCAGTATTTCGGTGAAACTGACGAGAGTGTTAATAGTAGGGTGCTTACTGCTTTCAGGCATAATCTAATTCCTATCGTCTGTGTTGGTGAAGTGCTGGAGGAAAAAGAATCCGGCAGCACGGAGCAGGTAGTGCGCAGGCAGACGGAAACCGGTTTAGCGGGTATATCCGCTCAGCAGGCGCGACAGCTTGTTGTGGCTTACGAGCCGGTGTGGGCGATTGGTACTGGGCTTACCGCGTCTCCTGCGGATGCCCAAAAGGTGAATGCTTTTATCCGCAGTGTGCTTAAAGAAATGTTCGGCGCAGAGGCAGCTGAAGAAGTGCGTATCCAATATGGCGGTAGCGTAAAGCCGGATAATGCTCAAAAATTAATGGCCCAGCAGGACATTGACGGAGCTCTGATCGGAGGAGCCAGCCTCAACGCCGCCAGCTTCGCGGCTATCATTGAAGCAACGGAGAAGATGGGAAGCTAAAGATTATGGGTCTTGGCTTTGGGGATAAAGAAATTAAAAGAATTTTTGACAGGATTAACAGGATTTACAGGATGAGGGTTTATGCAGGTTAAACATTATTTTTGCTTTATAGTTACATAATTCTTAAAAAACATTGTTTAGATTGAAGAATTAAATAATAAAAATTGAAACCCAAAAGACTAAAGATTGGTAATTATTTTTAAAAAGATAGGTTAGGCCATGGAGACGATGGAACCGTCCGGGACCAGTGAAAAAGTCAAAAAATATAGCGAAGGGCCAAGATTGTCATTCTGAGTGCAGCGAAGAATCTGAATACGACACGAAACTGGACTTTTTCAGCAGTCTCGAACCGTCCCTGTGGTGGACTTAGTAGACAGAGTATTTTTATTGCCTACTATTTTTGAATTTCTATGTTTTTAAAAATCCTGTCAATCCTGTTAATCCTGTCTAAAAAAATGTTTTAGAGACCCCAAGGGCTCGACCCTAAATAATCCCGTCGAAAAGAAACACCCAAGCATCTTTATTACTTATCAAAAATTTTTTACGGAGGTAACTCCCGTGGTGTCGACAAAATCGCCCCTGGTAATGGTTATTATAGACGGCTGGGGGGTTACGGAAAAAAAAGAGGGTAACGCCATTGCCAAGGCGAACACGCCGAATATGGACAGCCTGCTTAAAAACTACCCGTCAACTATATTAAAAAGTTCCGGGGAAGATGTGGGGCTACCGGACGGGCAGATGGGAAACTCTGAAGTAGGACATTTGAACCTTGGTGCCGGGCGGGTGGTTTATCAAGAACTCACCCGCATTTCGCGTTCTGTAAAAGAAGGCACATTTTATAATAATGATGTTTTATTAAACGCGCTGGAGCATGTGAAGGAAAAAGGTACCGCTTTGCACTTTATGGGCCTTCTTTCGGACGGGGGCGTACATAGTCATATCAAACACCTTTATGCTCTATTAGAGTTAGCCCGGGACCAGGGAATTAAAAAAGTTTTCATTCATGCGTTTTTGGACGGCAGAGATGTCCCGCCTGAAAATGCCATGGAATACATAACGGCCTTAGAAGACAAAATGCAGAAAATGGAAAAGGGTTCTATAGCCACAGTCATGGGACGGTATTACGCCATGGATCGTGACCGGCGATGGGAGCGTACAGAAAAAGCATACCAGGCCATGGTGCGCGGTGAGGGCTTTAAGGCAAACACAGCCGCTGACGCGGTGAAAGAAGGCTATGCACGGGAAGAAACAGATGAGTTTATAAAGCCAACCGTGGTATTAGGCCAAAATGGTAAACCAGTGGCACAAATCAAAAATGATGATGCGGTAGTGTTTTATAATTTCCGCCCGGACCGGGCCCGTCAAATAACGCGGGCCTTTACAGATGATAATTTCGACGATTTTCAAAGGCCGAAAAACAGACCTAAAGTACACTATGTCTGTATGACCCAATATGACAAGGCTATTAAAACACCAGTTGCCTTCAAACCTCACGTACTGGTTAATACTTTGGGTGAGGTTTTAAGCTACCATAACTTAAAACAGCTGCGACTGGCTGAGACCGAAAAATATGCCCACGTAACCTTCTTCTTTAACGGCGGCGTGGAGCACCCAAATCCAGGTGAAGAACGTGTTTTAATCCCTTCACCAAGAGTTGCCACTTATGACCTGAAGCCGGAAATGAGTGCATATGAAGTTACCGAAGCATTTCAGGAGCAACTTCAAAAGGACAAGTATCACGTTATCATCATGAATTACGCAAATCCTGATATGGTGGGGCATACCGGGGTTTTGGAAGCTGCTATTAAAGCAGTGGAAGTGGTGGATGATTGCATGGGTAAACTGGTGCAGGAAGCATTAGGAAAGGATAGTACTGTAATCATAACCGCCGATCACGGTAATGCTGAAGCTATGCAGGACGAATCCGGTGAGCCTTATACGGCGCATACCACTGATCCGGTTCCTTTTATTTTAGCAAGGCCGGAAAGTGAAAAAGTAACGTTGCGCCCGGGTAGGCTGGAGGATGTGGCACCGACGATGTTGCAACTACTGGGGATTCCTCAACCTGAAGAAATGACCGGGCAAACCTTAATAGAAAAAAAATGAACCAACAAATACTCTAAAGCAGGAGGTCTCCTCATGTCAGCAACCATAATAGACGTCTATGCCCGGGAAATATTGGACTCCCGGGGAAATCCTACGGTGGAAGTGGATATTTTGTTAGAGGACGGTACTCTGGGGCGGGCAGCTGTCCCTTCAGGGGCATCTACCGGGGCCTATGAGGCGGTGGAGCTGCGGGATGACGATCCCAAACGCTATCACGGTAAAGGAGTTACCAAGGCTGTTGAAAATGTAAATAATGTTTTAGGCCCTGAAATCATTGGTTTCCATGCCACAGACCAACTTGGTGTAGATATGGAGCTACTAGGGCTTGATGATACTCCCAATAAAGGTAAATATGGCGCCAATGCCATACTGGGTATATCAATGGCTGTGGCCAAGGCTGCGGCGTCAGGTTTAGGGCTCCCCTTGTATCAATACCTGGGGGGTGTGAACGGGCGGTTAATGCCGGTTCCCATGATGAACATTTTGAACGGTGGCAAGCACGCCGACAATAATGTTGACATCCAGGAATTTATGATCATGCCCGTGGGTGCATCAGATTTTAATCAGGCGCTGCGCATGGGGACAGAAATTTTTCACGCTTTAAAGAAGGTGCTGAAGAAAAAAGGTCTAAATACAGCCGTTGGAGACGAGGGAGGTTTTGCACCCAACCTGGGATCCAACGAAGAGGCCCTGGCTGCAATAATTGAAGCCATAGAAGCAATGGGTTACCGGCCGGGTACAGATATTATGTTGGCCCTGGATGCGGCGGCAACCGAATTTCATAAAGACGGCAAGTACTTCCTGGAAGGCGAAGGTAAAACTCTGGATGCTGCAGGGATGATTGATTTTTATGCTGACCTGTGTTCCAAATATCCTATAGTTTCCATAGAAGACGGGCTTTCCGAAGATGACTGGGAAGGATGGAAGCAGCTTACAGAAAGGTTAGGGAACCGGGTTCAAATAGTAGGAGATGACTTATTTGTTACCAATACCCAACGTCTTAAGCAGGGTATTGACATGGGAGTGGCGAACTCTATTCTAATCAAGCTAAACCAAATAGGGACCATAACTGAAACACTGGAGGCCATTGAAATGGCCAAACAGGCCGGTTATACCGCCATAATTTCTCACCGCTCAGGTGAAACAGAGGATGCAACTATTGCAGATCTTGTGGTGGGTGTTAACGCCGGGCAAATAAAAACCGGTGCCCCTTCCCGGACAGACCGTGTGGCTAAGTACAACCAGCTACTGCGTATGGAGGAAGAGCTTTCCGATTTATCCCTATATAAGGGAAAAGAAGTATTTTATAACCTGCCTAATCTTTAAATTTTGTAATGTATGCTTTTAAATCTTGCCAATAATATAGAACATGTTATAAAATGATGGACAAAGAAAATAAAATGAGCGGCGGGCTTATCGGCTCGCCGCGGAAGCATTGCGAGGAGGTAAAGTTAGTGGAAATAGCTCTTATAGTATTACATGCGTTACTTGCCATAGGATTAATAGCCGTAATTTTATTACAATCAGGAAAAAGTGCCGGGCTGTCAGGCTCAATTGCCGGCGGGGCCGAAACATTGTTGGGCAAGAAAAAAGGTCTGGATGATTTCTTGGGTAAAATTACCATTGTAGTTGGAGCAGCTTTTGGTATACTAGCTCTGGTCCTTTCAGTAATCTTCAGGTAAGTAAATATCTTAAAGAAATCTCTTGAAATCTTTATATAATACCCGGAATGTAGTTACTGTTTTGGTTCACCTACGGCAATTGTAAAACAATTTGCCGTATGTTATAATCAATTGGACAATGTTGGTTGAGGGAGGTGAATTTGGCAAGGAAGGTTAAGGTTTTTTTCAATATTTTGTGGTATGTAGTTTTTTGTATTAGTTAGTGAAGATTAACACATTTTCTGTGGGAAGAGGAGGGTAACGCAGTGGAACAGAGTATGACATTAGCATATATTGGCGCCGCTGTAGGTGCGTTAGGTCTGATTTTTGCTTTGGTTACATTGAGTTCGGTGCTAAAAAACAGCATGGGTACTGATAAAATGCGTGATATTTCCCTTGCTGTTCAAGAAGGCGCCATGGCCTACATGAACCGCCAGTATAAAACACTCATTCCGTTTACCGTTGTAATCTTTATTGTTTTATGGGCATTGCAGTACTTGATTGAAGTACCGGAAGGAAGTCACCTTCCTGTAGGTGCCCCTTCAGCTATATCCTTCTTGGTGGGTGCTATTTGTTCGGCCATTGCTGGATATATCGGCATGAACAGTACCACCAAAGCTAACGCCCGTACAGCTGAAGCAGCACGCAGCCATGGTTTGGCCAAGGCCCTTGATGTATCCTTTAAGGCCGGTGCCGTTATGGGACTGTCTGTTGCCGGTTTAGCTCTGCTGGGTGTTTCTGTACTTTATATTTTATTCCAGAGCCCGCTGGTTATTAACAGCTTTGCCTTCGGTGCATCAGCCATTGCATTCTTCGCCAGGGTGGGCGGCGGTATCTTTACCAAGGCCGCTGACGTAGGTGCTGACCTGGTTGGTAAAGTTGAAGCAGGTATTCCCGAGGACGATCCTCGTAACCCGGCAACCATTGCTGATAACGTTGGTGACAACGTTGGTGATACTGCTGGAATGGGTGCCGACCTGTTTGAATCATATGCAGCAACAACCATTGCTGCCATGTTAATTGGTAACTCCTTGTTTGGTTTTGCAGGCGTTATATTCCCGTTATTACTTGGTGCTATTGGTATTGTCGCAGCTATTATCGGTACATTCTTTGTTCGTACCAGTGAAGAAGGTAACCCGCAGACAGCTTTGAACATAGGTTTGTGGACTACCAACATTTTGACTGCTATTGGTGCTTATCTGTTAGCTAATTCAGTCTTTTCCGATCAATATATTCCTGCTGATAAAGGATTCGAAAGTTTCGGTAATGTATCCTTCGGTATTTTCCTTGCTGTTGTAGCAGGTCTTATAGTTAACGTTGCTATTGGTTATTTAACCGAGCATTATACATCTGACAAAAAAAGCCCGGTATTGGGTATTGCTGAGGCCTCCAAGTCCGGCCCCGCGACTAACATTATTAATGGTCTGGCCGTAGGTATGGAGTCAGTATTTTTCCCCATGCTTTTCTTCGCCGGTGCCATTTTCTTCTCTTTCTGGACGGTTACCACTTACGCTCCGGAAGGTATGAGTGGTATGTGGGCTATTTACGGTATTGCCATGGCCGCCATGGGCATGCTTTCCACTTCAGGTATGGTTGTGGCAATGGATTCCTTTGGTCCTGTTGCTGATAATGCCGGTGGTATTGCAGAAATGGCTGAACTTCCTGAAGATGTTCGTGAGAAGACTGACAAGCTCGACGCCGTTGGTAACACTACTGCCGCTATCGCCAAGGGCTTTGCCATTGGCTCCGCTGCCTTGACCGCTTTGGCCTTGTTCAGCGCGTATGTTGAAGGTGTCCAGAACAAGTTCAGCGAGGCTCTCGGTGGAGGCACCTTTGTGGTTAACCTGACTGAGCCTATTGTTCTGGTTGGTGTCTTTATCGGTGGTGCTATACCGTTCCTGGTTGCTGCCCGCACTATGCGTGCTGTGGGTGACGCTGCCTTTGATATGGTTGCAGAAGTACGTCGTCAGTTCCGTGAAATTCCTGGCATCATGGAAGGTACCGGCAAGCCCGAGTATAACAAATGCGTTGATATCGCTACCAAGGCTGCTATTGCCAAGATGATGTTCCCTGGTCTTGTAGCTGTTATAACTCCGGTACTGGTTGGTTTCATTCTAGGTGCACAGGCTTTGGCCGGATTCCTCGGCGGTCTGACCACTGTTGGTGTTCTTATGGCTCTGTTCCTGTCCAACGCTGGTGGTGCATGGGACAATGCTAAAAAATATATTGAAGCCGGTAATTTAGGCGGTAAGAAGAGCGAGCCGCATAAAGCTGCCGTTGTTGGTGACACAGTAGGTGACCCCTGTAAGGATACTTCCGGTCCTGCTATGAACCCGCTGATTAAGGTTGCAGGTACCATTTCCTTGATTCTTGGACCCCTGCTCACCAAACTATAAGAAACAGTAGTTAAAAAAGGGACCGGCTCCTTTTCCGCTTTTTGAAAAGGTGCCTGTCCCTTTTTTTATGCTTCCCGCCTTTAATTTATTTTGATGTATGAATTAGCTATTTAGTGGACATACTATAGAAAAAGTAAAAGGTGGGTTGCCATATATCTACAACAACACTTGTTATCCTGGGTGTGATTATTGTTGCAGCGGCTTTTGGCTATCTTTGGTTTAGGCGGATGCCGGTGCACTCCAGTGATGACCCTGCACCACACGAAGAAGGTGCTGAAAAGTAAAAAGGGCCGAATCTCGGCCCTTTTTACTTGCCTGAAAAGGCAGGGTAGAACATAGCCGCGGTAGCGGCAAGAAATAGAATCCCCAGTACAATGGTGCGCCAGTTATTAACATTTCGCGATTGCTTCCTTCTCTTGGCCAAAGGAATCAGTGTTATGGACATGACCAGTGCGGCAATAAGAACTGCCAAAAGGAAATCGTTCAAAATATTTCCCCTCCTGCATACAAGGTTTACCTATATCTTAGCTGAAAAAAGGTATGGTGCCAAGGATTTTGCAAGATAAACTGCTGTTTAACTTGCTTGCCCCTTAGTGGCTATTTTGGTAAAATAAGGAGTGATTGGGAGTGGTGTGTTTTGGATACGAATGACATGGCAGATCACATGTGTTTTGGCTGTAGTCCCCATAACCCTATAGGACTGAAAATGAAGTTCTTTCAGCATGGTGACATTGTCTATACTACATTTAAAGCAGATGTGGAACACCAGGGATACAATGGTTACATGCACGGGGGGCTCATATCCACCTTGCTGGATGAAACAATGGCCCAGTGGCTGTGGATACGAAACATTCCCTGCATGACTGCCGAAATGACTGTGCGTTATAGTGAGGGAGTTCCCATTGGCAGGGAGCTACGAGTGGAATCCCGCTGTGTGGATCAAAGACGGGACCGCCTGTTTGAAATTGAAGGTAAAATAATACTACCCGGTGGAAATGTGGCTGTTCGGTCCACGGCTAAGTTTCTAAGAATAGATATAAGCGAAATACAAAAAAACAAAAAAACAATTGGACAGGATTAACAGGATCGACAGGATTGTTCTCTGCTCATCCACTTTAATCTACAGAGATTAAAAACAAAGAGAATAGAAAAGGTAAACACATTAGCAGGGATTACAGGATTCGCAGGATAAGGGATTAAAAGATAGCGATTAAACAATTGGTTATAAGTTTAAGCTTAAAAGAGTTAACTAAGAATTAATGTGAATTATTAAAAATATAACAAAACCGCCAAGTCAAATTAATGCTAATAAATATTATATGCAAAGAAATAATGAAGGAAAGCAAGCAAAGCTAAAAATCCTGTTGATCCTGTTAATCCTGTCAAAACTCCCATGAACCATATACACAAACTAGAATGAAAATTTATTTTCGTAAAAAAATAGCAAAGATCCAAATTGTCATTCTGAGTGCAGCGAAGAATCTGAGTATTTATGCGACTTTCAAGATTCTTCATTTCACTTCGTTCCATTCAGGGGATGACATGAATCTGGACTTTTTCAGCAGTCCCGGACGGGTCCTCTTGTTTCCTTGCTTAAAAGTATTGTTTGGGTCTTGGCTTATGGATCTTTTTTTCTTTGACAGGATTACAGGATTTGCAGGATGCTTTAGGGTAGTGCTTTGGGGTCTTAAAAAACATTTTATAATTATTTGTTTTAATATATTGGACTGGTCCATAAGCTCTGTTTGGTGATAAAGACATTCGATTGCATTTTTCTATTTTTTAACAATCCTGTAGATCCTGTAAATCCTGTCTAAAAAAATTGTTTACCCCAAAGCCTCACATACAAAGCCTTTTATCCCGCTTATCCCATCAAAACTCACATAAACCATATACACAAACTAGTATGAAAAGCTACATTTTCGTAAAAAAAATTAAATGAAAGGAGAGATGGTTTTTTGAATAGAGAACAAGCCTATGAACTATTAACACAACATTTGACTACTCAAAATTTAATCAATCATTCCTTAGCAGTGGAAGCAGTTATGCGGCGCTTAGCCCGGCATTTTAACGAGGATGAGGAACTTTGGGGCTTGGCCGGTCTGCTTCATGACATCGATTATGATAACACCAAAGATGATCCGGCGAAACATAGTTTAATGGGAGCCGAGATGCTGGCTGAGCAGGGGTTTTCAGACGAGCTGGTTTATGCCGTTAAAGTACATAACGAGATCCATGGCTTACCGCGAGAGAGTCTTCTAGACAAGGCTCTTTATGCCACCGATCCCCTCACAGGCTTAATTGTGGCGGGTGCTCTGATAAGACCGGAAAAGAAATTAGAAGCAGTAAAGGTTAAATCACTGCTGAAACGTTTTAACGAAAAATCCTTTGCCCGGGGTGCAAACCGCGACCAGATATCAAGCTGTTCTGAATTAGGACTGTCCCTGGAGGAATTCCTCAACATGGGTTTAGAGGCCATGCAGGGTGTTGCAGTTGAAATGGGACTTTAACCTTGAACAGCAGGTGTCGATGTGGTACAATATAATTCCAATGGGTTCACATGTAATCACAATTGTTGGAAGTACTGCCCTTAACCCGGATCGGATTAAGGGCTTTTGTTTTCGGGGTGATTTAAAATGGCCGACAAAACAGTAACTGTAAACAGGAAAGCCCGGCATGAGTTTCATATTCTGGAAAGTTTTGAGGCCGGAATTGCGCTGACCGGTACCGAAGTTAAGTCCCTGCGTGCCAACAAGGCTAACCTTCAAGATAGTTTTGCCCGCGTTGAAAATTCTGAACTTATACTGTATAATATGCATATAAGCCATTATGAGCAGGGAAATCAGTTTAACCATGAGCCCAAAAGGCCGCGCAAGCTCTTGGTGCACAAACGGGAGATAATGCGCCTGCTCGGTAAGACTCAGGAAAAAGGCCTTACCATGGTACCCTTGAAAGTCTACTTTACCCGGGGCAAAGCAAAGATAGAACTGGCCCTGGCTAAAGGTAAAAAGGTTCATGACAAGCGCGAAACCATCAAAGAACGTGATGCTAAGCGTGAAATGGAAAGAGCCATGAAGGCTAGATAACTTTAAAATAAAATATGGGGGCGACACGGTTTCGACGGAGGAAGTAGTGGCAGGAGTAGCGAGCCGGGATTTCATCCACCCCGTTAAACGGTGAAAAGGCTTATAGTTGCCGACGAAAACTATGCAATGGCTGCCTAACTTAGGTTAAGGTATCCCATCCAGCCCATCTAAGCCTGCGTGGTGGAATCTGGGTGTCAAATTAGCGGGCTTACCCTTAGGCCGACTCTCGTAAGCACAAGGGGACATTTAACGAGATAGATCCTGCGAAGCCCGGTTGTGGGCGTCAATGGATCGAAATCTAAAGCACAGCCTGCGCTCGGAGAGACTCCTGTGGCGTTTCTTTCGGACGGTGGGTTCGACTCCCCCCGCCTCCACCAGGTAAAACCACAGACACCTTGAAGATCACTTCAATGGTGTCTTTCTTTACGATGACCTTGTCCACAAACTTTTCTACCACCTGCTTGCGTTTTTCAGGGTCGGTGCTTTGCAGCCATTTAAAATACTGTTTGAGATAATTGGTGATATCAGCAACCGAGATTAATTCTTTTTCCTGTTTGATTCTCCATTCATGGATTCTGCTTTCCAGGATGGATTTTTTATTTTCAAGCTTTTTAAGTTGTTCCGTTAAAGCTTTAATGACTCCACCGCCCTCGGTGATGGCCTCCACAATGTTTTCGATCTGCTTCTCTAACTTGGCGATTTCTTTTTCCTGATATTCTGCCTCGTTAATTGATTCGGATTTATCCTTTTTATATTGGTCGTGAAGTTTCTGGGCTAAAACAGGAATGGTTTTTTTGTTTAAGACCTCTGACTCCAGCTTAGAAATAACATATTCCTCTATGTCCGGTTTATTTATTTTTTCGTTGGTGCACTCTTTGGTTCTCTTGGCGTTGTTGCACTCATAATAATGTCTCTTTCTGTACTCCTTGGATACCTTTGTGCGGTAACTGGAGGATGTTCCAATCATGCGCATGCCGCACTCTCCACACTTTATAAGTCCTGAGAGCAGGTAGACTACTTTATTTTTGAATCGCCCGCAGGCATGATTTTTTTGGTTTTTATCCATTCTCTCCTGCACCTTCCAAAATATTTCTGGTGGGACGATTACCGGCATAGCATCGGGAATTTCGATTATCTCCTCTGCATTTTTACTCTTGTGATTATTGCGGGTCCCGTTCAATGATTTACTGGCAGATTTATTAAAAGTATAAATACCAACATATTTACGGTTTCGCAAAATGTCATGCAAGCCATTTTTACTGAACGGTCGCCCAAGCTTTGTCTTATGGCCTTGCTCTCGGAGTGCGTTGAGTATGTCACCGTACCCGTGGCCTGTCGCATAGGTTTCGAAAATCAGTCGTACTGCCCGGGCCTCTTCCTCGTTAATTATATACTTTTTGTTTTTATCGACGTCATAGCCTAGGGGAGGGATGCCACCACAGTGTTTTGCCTGCATAGCAGTTTCGCGCATACCCTTCATAACTTCCCGGGCCAGGTTCTTGGAATAGTATTCCGCCATTCCCTCGATCAATGATTCCAGAAGGATGGATTCCGGGCTGTCATCCAGGTGTTCCAGAACGGATTCCAGCCTGACGTTCATTTGCCGGAGCTCCCGCCGGTAAAAGGCGCTGTCGTACCTGTTACGGGCAAACCTGTCTAATTTATGTACTAAAAGAACATCTACTTTAACGAAACCGTTTTTGATGTCTTGTATCATCTGTAAAAATCCAGGCCGGTCGTCCGTCATTGCTGACCTGGCTTCATCAGTATAAACTTTTATTACAGAATACCCTTTTTCCTCAGCATAATCGGTGCAGGCCCGGACCTGGGCAGTAATACTTTCCTCACGTTGGTTGTCACTGCTAAAGCGGGCATAAATTGCTGCGCGCATGGTTGTCACCTCATATTACGATGTTGTCTTTTATCTATTCCCTATATTATTAAAGAAAACCGCTACTTTTAGTGTCGGGTTTTCCTGCCTTTGTCACAAGCAGTTAACCAATTCGACACATCCACTTCAACTTCTATTAAATATCCTTCCAACCCGTGCAGCGCAACGCTTTTGACAATTGGAGCATGTTGTCCTCCATCTAACGTGTACAAATATTTGCAGGTTAATAATTCCTTAATAACTTTAAAATTCCTGCAAAGGGTGAAGGAATGAGTTGCGAGAATCCATCCTTATGTTGTTATGAAAAATCTAACACAACTGTATCTCTTTCAAATAGTATGTGTTAGAAAATTTATCTATATTTTTTACGAGGAGTTTAGGATTTTGTGACGAAATTTGTAACGTTTACCATTTCAATGATTGGAGGGGACCTATGGAAAGCCTTTTATTTTTCCTACAAGGCATACCTGAGTCAGCCGGCATCGTTGCTGTAAGTTTGGCTGTAGCTAGAGTCCCATTAAGATGGGGCCGTATTTTGCTCATTGGGGCTTTATTGGCACTTTTAATTTTCATGATTCGAGCATTACCTTTTACTTTTGGATTACATACTATGGTCATGCTGTTATTGACAGTTCTTTTTATAACTAAAACTACTTATACTTCTTTAACTAAAAGTTTTGTAGCCGTTTTTGCTAGTGCCCTTTTACTAGCGACACTTGAGATTTTACTTCATGAATTTTTCTTTAGTTTAATCGGTTTAGAGACCCAAAAAATTGTTTCTGATTATTTAATTTGGAAGTTAATTGGACTGCCTCAGGCCTTTCTGATGCTCATTGTCTCAATTTTGATTTCATGGTTTTACAAACCTTTCGAAAGTGCGTGGAAAAAATGAGTTATCTACCTTTTAGCACAAGGTTAGCAAGTTATCTAACAGCTCGAAGCGGTGTTTCTCCGGAGAAGGAAGTCATTTTGACCTACATAATTGAAGTTTTGATAATTAACTTATTAAATGTCATTTTTACACTAATGCTTGGTTGGGTTCTTGGAGTGTTTCATGTTACCCTAGCCTGCCTATTAGCTGTAATCCTATTTAGACATACCGCCGGAGGGGCTCACTCTCAATCTCCTATTCGTTGTGCCTTTATTACAATCCTTGTTTTTCCGATTATGGGGCTGTCGGCAACATTTATTTCAACCATTAATGCAACGTTCATTAATGGCTTGTCAGTGATAGGAATTATCACTATTTTACTATCGGTAATCATTTTAGCACCGGTGGATTCTTCAGCTGCTCCCATTATTTCGGATTCTAGGAGAGCAAAATTAAAAGCATTGTCCTTACTTATTGTTTGTTTGGTTTCATTAGTTTTAGTAAACCTAAGCATTAGTTCATGGGAAGGCGCTCGGGAAATCCAAAGTGGTTTAGCTTTAAGTATGTTGTGGACTAGCTTTATTTTAAGCAAACTCGGACATCGCTTTATATCTCTTATAGATAGGCTAAATGTACCAAAGGTAAGGAGGTGATAATATGAAAAAAATTGGGTACAGGTTGTTTGGATTCGCGGTTGCAACACTACTTTTCCTAGCTAATGTTGCCGCTGCCTCAGCGTGTGTTTTCTCACAATATCAGTCAGAAGTTCCAGAGTCATTGCGCAAATAAGAGAAAGAGGTGGCATGCCACCTCTTTCTTAAGTGTCTCTATTCTAGAGGTGATTTTTGAGGATGACCATCCCTGAGAAAGATAGAAGTAATGATATAAATGAGTACATAACAGGCACACACATGTTTTGCCTTGTAATCTTATTCTCGGTATTAATTTTTGATAATAATAAGTTTTCTAATAATATTTATCCGGGAATAAATGTTAAGTTTTGTGTCTTATTGATAATTATTTCATGTGGTGTTGTATTGCTTTACAATACTAGGGGTTATTTTAATTCAAAAGGTAATAGATCATTTTATTGTTTGGATTATATTTACGTATCCTTTCCTCTTTTAGTTGCAATCCTTATATTATTTATTTCAGAAGAATATATTCTTTACCGTGAGGTAGTCTTATTTCTACCAATATTTGTTGCTGCATCTTTGATGGGAAAGATACCCGGACTAATTATGTCTACGGTATGTTGTATAGTCATGACTACTTACAATATAAATATTATGAATCAAAACTTTTATCAAGCTATTAATGAAAGC contains:
- a CDS encoding phosphopyruvate hydratase, with product MSATIIDVYAREILDSRGNPTVEVDILLEDGTLGRAAVPSGASTGAYEAVELRDDDPKRYHGKGVTKAVENVNNVLGPEIIGFHATDQLGVDMELLGLDDTPNKGKYGANAILGISMAVAKAAASGLGLPLYQYLGGVNGRLMPVPMMNILNGGKHADNNVDIQEFMIMPVGASDFNQALRMGTEIFHALKKVLKKKGLNTAVGDEGGFAPNLGSNEEALAAIIEAIEAMGYRPGTDIMLALDAAATEFHKDGKYFLEGEGKTLDAAGMIDFYADLCSKYPIVSIEDGLSEDDWEGWKQLTERLGNRVQIVGDDLFVTNTQRLKQGIDMGVANSILIKLNQIGTITETLEAIEMAKQAGYTAIISHRSGETEDATIADLVVGVNAGQIKTGAPSRTDRVAKYNQLLRMEEELSDLSLYKGKEVFYNLPNL
- a CDS encoding triose-phosphate isomerase, whose product is MRKPIMAGNWKMYKTVTQAVSFVNDLLDRLVDPKCEVLLCPPFTALAPVADTIKEKYISLGAQNMYWEDEGAYTGEVSPGMLTQIGCKYVILGHSERRQYFGETDESVNSRVLTAFRHNLIPIVCVGEVLEEKESGSTEQVVRRQTETGLAGISAQQARQLVVAYEPVWAIGTGLTASPADAQKVNAFIRSVLKEMFGAEAAEEVRIQYGGSVKPDNAQKLMAQQDIDGALIGGASLNAASFAAIIEATEKMGS
- the secG gene encoding preprotein translocase subunit SecG; protein product: MSGGLIGSPRKHCEEVKLVEIALIVLHALLAIGLIAVILLQSGKSAGLSGSIAGGAETLLGKKKGLDDFLGKITIVVGAAFGILALVLSVIFR
- a CDS encoding 2,3-bisphosphoglycerate-independent phosphoglycerate mutase, encoding MVSTKSPLVMVIIDGWGVTEKKEGNAIAKANTPNMDSLLKNYPSTILKSSGEDVGLPDGQMGNSEVGHLNLGAGRVVYQELTRISRSVKEGTFYNNDVLLNALEHVKEKGTALHFMGLLSDGGVHSHIKHLYALLELARDQGIKKVFIHAFLDGRDVPPENAMEYITALEDKMQKMEKGSIATVMGRYYAMDRDRRWERTEKAYQAMVRGEGFKANTAADAVKEGYAREETDEFIKPTVVLGQNGKPVAQIKNDDAVVFYNFRPDRARQITRAFTDDNFDDFQRPKNRPKVHYVCMTQYDKAIKTPVAFKPHVLVNTLGEVLSYHNLKQLRLAETEKYAHVTFFFNGGVEHPNPGEERVLIPSPRVATYDLKPEMSAYEVTEAFQEQLQKDKYHVIIMNYANPDMVGHTGVLEAAIKAVEVVDDCMGKLVQEALGKDSTVIITADHGNAEAMQDESGEPYTAHTTDPVPFILARPESEKVTLRPGRLEDVAPTMLQLLGIPQPEEMTGQTLIEKK